A single genomic interval of Streptomyces showdoensis harbors:
- a CDS encoding glycine--tRNA ligase, with translation MAADKIDTIVSLSKRRGFVYPCSEIYGGQRAAWDYGPLGVELKENLKRQWWRYMVTAREDVVGIDSSVILATEVWEASGHVATFTDPLTECTSCHKRFRADHLEEAYEEKHGRLPESLTDLNCPNCGNKGTFTEPKQFSGLLSTHLGPTQDTGSVAYLRPETAQGIFTNFAQVQTTSRKKPPFGIAQMGKSFRNEITPGNFIFRTREFEQMEMEFFVKPGEDEQWQEYWMEQRWNWYTGLGLREENMRWYEHPAEKLSHYSKRTADIEYRFSFGGSEWGELEGVANRTDYDLSAHSKASGANLTFLEQESGERYTPYVIEPAAGVGRAMLAFLLDAYIEDEAPNAKGVLEKRTVLRLDHRLAPVKVAVLPLSRNADLSPKAKGLAADLRQNWNIEFDDAGAIGRRYRRQDEIGTPYCVTVDFDTLEDNAVTVRERDTMKQERVSLDQIQGYLGSRLLGC, from the coding sequence GTGGCCGCCGACAAGATCGACACCATCGTCAGCCTGAGCAAGCGCCGTGGCTTCGTCTACCCGTGCAGCGAGATCTACGGCGGCCAGCGTGCCGCCTGGGACTACGGACCGCTGGGTGTCGAGCTCAAGGAGAACCTCAAGCGTCAGTGGTGGCGCTACATGGTCACCGCGCGCGAGGACGTCGTCGGCATCGACTCGTCCGTCATCCTGGCCACCGAGGTCTGGGAGGCGTCCGGTCACGTCGCCACCTTCACCGACCCGCTGACCGAGTGCACCTCCTGCCACAAGCGCTTCCGCGCCGACCACCTGGAGGAGGCGTACGAGGAGAAGCACGGCCGTCTCCCCGAGAGCCTCACCGACCTCAACTGCCCCAACTGCGGCAACAAGGGCACCTTCACGGAGCCCAAGCAGTTCTCGGGCCTGCTCTCCACCCACCTCGGCCCGACCCAGGACACCGGCTCCGTCGCGTACCTGCGTCCCGAGACCGCCCAGGGCATCTTCACCAACTTCGCCCAGGTGCAGACCACCTCGCGCAAGAAGCCCCCGTTCGGCATCGCGCAGATGGGCAAGTCCTTCCGGAACGAGATCACTCCGGGCAACTTCATCTTCCGCACGCGCGAGTTCGAGCAGATGGAGATGGAGTTCTTCGTCAAGCCGGGCGAGGACGAGCAGTGGCAGGAATACTGGATGGAGCAGCGCTGGAACTGGTACACCGGCCTGGGTCTCCGTGAGGAGAACATGCGCTGGTACGAGCACCCGGCGGAGAAGCTCTCCCACTACTCGAAGCGCACCGCCGACATCGAGTACCGCTTCTCCTTCGGCGGCAGCGAGTGGGGCGAGCTCGAGGGCGTCGCCAACCGCACCGACTACGACCTGAGCGCCCACTCCAAGGCCTCCGGCGCCAACCTGACCTTCCTGGAGCAGGAGTCGGGCGAGCGCTACACGCCGTACGTCATCGAGCCGGCGGCCGGTGTCGGCCGCGCGATGCTCGCCTTCCTCCTCGACGCCTACATCGAGGACGAGGCGCCGAACGCCAAGGGCGTCCTGGAGAAGCGCACCGTGCTGCGCCTCGACCACCGCCTGGCCCCGGTCAAGGTCGCGGTCCTGCCGCTGTCCCGCAACGCGGACCTCTCGCCGAAGGCCAAGGGCCTCGCGGCCGACCTGCGGCAGAACTGGAACATCGAGTTCGACGACGCCGGCGCCATCGGCCGCCGCTACCGTCGCCAGGACGAGATCGGCACCCCGTACTGCGTCACCGTCGACTTCGACACCCTCGAGGACAACGCGGTGACCGTGCGCGAGCGCGACACCATGAAGCAGGAGCGCGTCTCCCTCGACCAGATCCAGGGTTACCTGGGCAGCCGCCTGCTCGGCTGCTGA